From one uncultured Paludibacter sp. genomic stretch:
- a CDS encoding hypothetical protein (Evidence 5 : Unknown function), protein MLYPFIVLNIKFICNIKHMQINMEIRKTGWTNVFFRWKNIDDCKYLTIR, encoded by the coding sequence TTGCTGTATCCTTTCATAGTATTAAATATTAAATTTATTTGCAATATAAAACATATGCAAATAAATATGGAAATTAGAAAAACAGGGTGGACAAATGTTTTTTTTAGGTGGAAGAATATCGACGATTGTAAATATCTCACAATCAGATAG